From a region of the Thiorhodovibrio winogradskyi genome:
- a CDS encoding DUF4347 domain-containing protein gives MPTQNQIAVIDTQVQDYQILEQASREAGLEVILLSGQGDGWVELAAALEGRSGIEALHVLSHGSAGHVQLSSASLNNDTLETHVDELAVIRQSLSADGDILLYGCNVGAGATGVDFIGRLAQMTGADVAASDDATGATDLGGDWLLEEVTGVVDAKPLEATAFSEVLAVPVAGFGTAISFDGSNDYVSMSDTGYSITSSLTMEAWINPSSLTGVQHIMGKWTAFGGYVDTDYSSDNYLLALSGDKVGVWLSGNGSSDEKNFASVSSIAQNTWTHVALVFNSGTAQIYINGILDQTFNTNTGSSPFNSLAKSTLDFSLGATSSGAQSFFFNGSMDEVRVWDIALTQTQIQDNFYRTLLGNETNLVGYWNMDEGSGTSIADRSVNVGTGTLNNGVSFSSNTLSLAISTQEDSAGIAVRTFGGSDADNDGNTQTDTLQTIITTLPSSGSLFQTADGTTKGAQITVTGTAITNSAGKVIYVPDSDFNGADSIAYRVNDGTQDSSNSATQSISVTAVNDNPVLSAVTLNLNDTAAYDSFAIQEGSFSATDVDGSSFTYSLVDSTTVPTGAVNNQAYNYVKNGTYGDLYIQTGGNYAFVPNATAINALTANTSESFNIRVTDAQSGTDENTYTVNITAVNDTPTITTYVSTTDITTGLPESAFSADGTSPTSEVVKYAFDDYTSTKYLNWGPNGYPNVDGAGTSVFIDARANYVVTSLGLTTANDAENRDPTSYTLSGSTDNTDFTQIATGSLNPPTGRQTDFPIVSFTNSTSYRYYKLTFDSTRTSPSEVQVSEIRLGGETSNIIIYTENSTVNALENVIIRDNENGNLASATVSITSDYESAYDTLSFTNNDADLYGNISASFDSGTGVLSLSGVATVTQYQNALRAVTYASSSDNPTSSSTTRTLSWVVNDGDANSAVATSTITIAPVNDAPVITSGSDDTASVNVAENTTVVTTVTATDADSDTVTFSLTGGADQNLFQIDANTGDLSFKSAPNFENPQDQGDTAGNNTYVVEVQASDGKGGTDTQTITVTVTDINEAPTAVAFTNCTSSLAEGTDTSARIQVADIAITDDAPGTNTITLTGDDATSFEIDGTVLYLKAGVSLDFETQASYAVTVNVQDNTIDGSSALSTDFSLTVTDANEAPEITSGATGSVAENADTATVIYDAEASDPDSGQTLTHSLSGTDADSLNIDASSGEVTLKDSANYETKASYSFNVIATDDGAGTLSDTQAVTVSVTDVNEAPTAVALTNTTPTLAESADTSDRVKVADIAITDDAHRTNTITLSGDDADSFEVEGGVLYLKAGVSLDYESKASYAVTVNVQDNTIDGSSAVTTDFSLTVSDVNEAPEITSNGGGEDAAVDVTENTTTVTTVTATDADSDTVTFILTGGADQDLYQIDENTGALSFKTAPNFENPQDQGDTAGNNTFVVEVQASDGKGGTDTQTITVSVTDVNDAPTGTVSITGTATQGETLTADTSTLADADGLGAFSYVWKADDAIITGATASSYTLTQAEVGKAITVEVSYTDQQGTAEGPIASTATDPVANVNDAPTGTVSITGTATQGETLTADTSTLADADGLGSFSYAWKADDAIITGATANSYTLTQAEVGKAITLEVSYTDGQGTAEGPIASTATDPVTNVNDAPEITSDGGGDTATLSLAENNLSVNQVTAADRDGDTLSFAITGGADQAGFRIDANSGVLTFLSAPDFENPSDSDRDNRYEVAVQASDGQGGSDIQTISVTLTDVDEPAPEPEPEPEPEPEPEPEPEPEPEPEPEPEPEPEPEPEPEPEPEAEPEPEPVLPAPEDWETLPDDDGDGVPEVVEDFVPPLVEGGATGDGNGDGIADREQTDVASVPIRETDQISANPDAPTVFMTLVAGASADEGNGTAPVPTGGIAIRAVTQIDAPWIALPISPCRSA, from the coding sequence ATGCCCACACAAAACCAAATCGCCGTCATCGATACCCAAGTCCAGGACTATCAGATCCTCGAACAAGCGTCCCGCGAGGCGGGGCTTGAGGTCATTTTGCTCAGTGGGCAGGGCGATGGGTGGGTCGAACTGGCCGCGGCGCTAGAAGGGCGCAGCGGTATCGAGGCCTTGCATGTCCTTTCCCACGGCAGCGCCGGGCACGTCCAGCTCAGCAGCGCCAGCCTGAATAACGACACCCTGGAAACCCATGTCGATGAACTGGCGGTGATTCGCCAGAGCCTGAGCGCAGACGGCGATATTCTGCTCTACGGCTGTAATGTCGGCGCCGGCGCGACGGGAGTGGATTTCATCGGCAGACTGGCCCAGATGACCGGGGCCGATGTGGCCGCCTCTGATGATGCCACCGGCGCAACGGATCTTGGGGGGGATTGGCTGCTGGAGGAAGTAACAGGTGTTGTAGATGCAAAGCCCCTGGAGGCCACAGCATTTTCCGAGGTACTGGCCGTACCGGTTGCTGGATTTGGTACTGCGATCAGTTTTGATGGCAGCAATGATTATGTCTCTATGTCTGATACCGGCTACAGCATTACATCGAGCCTGACGATGGAGGCCTGGATCAATCCGAGTAGTCTGACCGGTGTTCAACACATCATGGGTAAGTGGACCGCATTCGGGGGGTATGTGGATACCGACTATTCGTCAGATAATTATTTATTAGCCCTTTCTGGCGACAAGGTCGGCGTATGGCTCTCCGGTAACGGTTCAAGCGACGAAAAGAACTTCGCAAGTGTTTCATCGATTGCCCAAAATACCTGGACGCATGTCGCCTTGGTTTTCAATTCTGGAACTGCTCAAATATATATAAACGGAATTTTAGATCAAACATTTAATACAAATACGGGATCATCACCATTCAACTCTTTGGCTAAAAGCACTTTGGACTTTAGTTTAGGCGCAACAAGTTCTGGTGCTCAGTCTTTCTTTTTCAATGGGAGCATGGATGAGGTTCGTGTCTGGGACATTGCTTTAACTCAAACTCAAATTCAAGATAATTTTTATCGCACTCTTCTTGGCAATGAGACGAATTTAGTTGGCTATTGGAACATGGATGAAGGCTCCGGGACATCTATTGCTGATCGTTCCGTGAACGTTGGCACTGGAACCCTGAACAATGGCGTTAGCTTTTCTAGCAACACGTTATCTCTGGCGATTTCCACTCAAGAAGATTCAGCCGGGATTGCAGTGCGGACCTTTGGTGGTTCTGATGCGGATAACGATGGCAATACGCAGACGGATACTCTTCAGACAATTATCACCACACTACCAAGTTCTGGAAGTCTATTTCAAACGGCAGATGGAACGACGAAAGGGGCACAAATTACAGTCACTGGGACCGCTATCACAAATAGCGCTGGTAAGGTAATTTATGTGCCTGATTCTGACTTTAATGGTGCCGATTCAATCGCGTATCGTGTGAATGATGGTACTCAGGATTCATCAAATAGCGCCACACAAAGTATCAGTGTCACAGCTGTCAACGATAATCCTGTTTTGAGCGCAGTCACCCTGAATTTGAACGACACCGCCGCATACGACTCTTTTGCAATCCAGGAAGGTAGTTTCAGTGCAACGGACGTAGATGGGAGCAGTTTCACCTACAGTCTGGTTGATTCCACAACGGTTCCGACAGGTGCCGTGAACAACCAGGCATACAACTATGTTAAGAATGGAACCTATGGTGATTTGTATATCCAGACAGGTGGGAACTATGCGTTTGTTCCCAATGCTACCGCAATCAATGCATTAACAGCCAATACCAGTGAATCGTTTAATATCCGGGTCACCGACGCCCAGAGTGGGACGGACGAGAATACCTATACGGTCAATATCACCGCAGTCAACGATACGCCTACCATCACGACCTATGTATCCACCACGGATATCACAACCGGATTGCCTGAATCGGCATTCTCAGCCGACGGTACTTCCCCGACCTCGGAGGTTGTCAAATACGCTTTTGATGATTATACCAGCACCAAATACCTCAACTGGGGGCCTAACGGCTATCCAAACGTAGACGGTGCCGGCACCAGTGTCTTCATCGATGCAAGGGCCAATTATGTTGTGACCTCGTTAGGCCTGACAACGGCAAACGATGCAGAAAATCGAGATCCGACCAGTTATACCCTCTCTGGTTCGACTGACAATACCGACTTTACTCAGATTGCTACCGGGAGTCTCAACCCGCCGACAGGCAGGCAAACCGATTTCCCAATTGTTTCATTTACAAACAGTACAAGTTACCGCTACTACAAATTGACATTTGATTCCACCAGGACGAGCCCGTCTGAAGTCCAGGTCTCTGAAATACGGCTTGGCGGCGAGACCTCCAACATCATCATTTACACCGAAAACAGCACGGTCAATGCTCTGGAAAACGTTATCATCAGGGACAATGAAAACGGCAACCTGGCCTCGGCCACGGTAAGCATTACCTCTGATTATGAATCCGCTTACGACACCCTTTCGTTCACAAACAACGATGCGGATTTGTACGGCAACATCTCTGCCTCCTTTGACAGCGGAACCGGAGTACTGTCATTGAGCGGCGTCGCAACGGTCACGCAGTACCAGAACGCCCTGCGGGCCGTCACATATGCCTCATCCAGCGACAATCCCACCTCAAGCAGCACGACAAGAACACTCAGCTGGGTAGTCAACGACGGCGACGCCAACTCGGCGGTCGCAACCTCGACCATCACCATCGCTCCCGTCAACGATGCCCCGGTCATCACGTCGGGTAGCGACGATACGGCGTCGGTTAACGTCGCCGAAAACACCACCGTCGTCACCACCGTCACCGCCACGGATGCGGACAGCGACACGGTGACCTTCAGCCTCACCGGTGGTGCTGACCAGAACCTCTTCCAGATCGACGCCAACACCGGCGACCTGAGCTTCAAGAGCGCCCCGAATTTCGAAAACCCCCAGGATCAGGGCGACACCGCCGGCAACAACACCTACGTGGTCGAGGTGCAAGCCAGCGACGGCAAAGGCGGCACCGACACCCAGACCATCACCGTGACCGTCACCGACATCAATGAGGCGCCCACCGCAGTGGCGTTCACCAACTGCACCAGCAGCCTGGCGGAGGGCACCGACACCAGCGCCCGCATCCAAGTCGCCGACATCGCCATCACCGACGATGCGCCCGGCACCAACACCATCACCCTCACCGGCGATGACGCCACCAGCTTCGAGATCGACGGCACCGTCCTCTACCTCAAAGCCGGGGTGAGTCTCGACTTTGAGACCCAGGCCAGCTACGCGGTCACCGTCAACGTCCAGGACAACACCATTGACGGCAGCAGCGCGCTCAGCACCGACTTCAGCCTCACGGTCACGGACGCCAACGAAGCCCCCGAAATCACCTCAGGCGCCACCGGCAGCGTCGCCGAGAACGCCGATACCGCCACGGTCATCTATGACGCCGAGGCCAGCGACCCCGACAGCGGACAAACCCTGACTCACAGCCTCTCCGGCACCGATGCCGACTCGCTCAATATCGACGCCAGCTCCGGCGAAGTCACCCTCAAAGACAGCGCCAACTATGAGACCAAAGCCAGCTACAGCTTCAACGTCATCGCCACCGACGATGGCGCCGGCACGCTGAGCGACACCCAAGCGGTTACCGTCAGCGTCACCGACGTCAATGAAGCCCCGACCGCGGTTGCTCTGACCAACACCACCCCAACACTCGCCGAGAGCGCCGACACCAGCGACCGCGTCAAAGTCGCCGACATCGCCATCACCGACGACGCGCACCGCACCAACACCATCACCCTCAGCGGCGATGACGCCGACAGCTTTGAGGTTGAGGGCGGGGTGCTCTACCTCAAAGCCGGCGTAAGCCTCGACTACGAGAGCAAAGCCAGCTACGCCGTCACCGTCAACGTCCAGGACAACACCATTGACGGCAGCAGCGCGGTGACCACCGACTTCAGCCTCACGGTCAGCGACGTCAACGAGGCGCCTGAGATCACCAGCAACGGCGGCGGCGAGGATGCCGCGGTCGACGTCACCGAGAACACCACCACCGTCACCACCGTCACCGCCACGGATGCGGACAGCGACACGGTGACCTTCATCCTCACCGGTGGTGCCGACCAAGACCTTTACCAGATCGATGAGAACACCGGCGCGCTCAGCTTCAAGACCGCGCCAAACTTCGAGAACCCTCAGGACCAGGGCGACACCGCCGGCAACAACACCTTTGTGGTCGAGGTTCAGGCCAGCGACGGCAAGGGGGGGACTGACACCCAGACCATCACGGTCAGCGTCACCGACGTCAACGATGCCCCCACCGGCACGGTCAGCATCACCGGCACCGCCACCCAAGGCGAGACCCTAACGGCGGATACCAGCACGCTCGCCGATGCCGATGGCCTGGGCGCCTTCAGCTATGTCTGGAAGGCCGATGACGCAATCATCACTGGCGCCACCGCCAGCAGCTACACCCTGACCCAAGCCGAGGTCGGCAAGGCGATCACCGTCGAGGTCAGCTACACCGACCAGCAAGGCACCGCCGAAGGCCCGATCGCGAGCACCGCGACCGATCCAGTCGCCAACGTCAACGATGCTCCGACAGGCACGGTCAGCATCACCGGCACTGCCACCCAGGGCGAGACCCTCACCGCCGATACCAGCACGCTCGCCGATGCCGATGGCCTGGGCAGCTTCAGCTACGCCTGGAAGGCCGATGACGCAATCATCACCGGTGCCACCGCCAACAGCTACACCCTGACCCAAGCCGAGGTCGGCAAGGCCATCACCCTGGAGGTCAGCTACACCGACGGCCAAGGCACCGCCGAAGGTCCGATCGCAAGCACCGCCACCGATCCGGTCACCAACGTCAACGACGCCCCCGAGATCACCTCTGATGGGGGCGGCGATACCGCAACGCTCAGCCTGGCCGAGAACAACCTCAGCGTCAATCAAGTCACAGCCGCTGATCGCGATGGCGACACACTGAGCTTCGCGATTACCGGTGGTGCTGATCAAGCCGGTTTTAGGATCGATGCCAACAGCGGCGTGCTAACCTTCCTGAGCGCACCAGACTTCGAGAACCCGAGCGACAGTGATCGCGATAACCGCTATGAGGTCGCGGTTCAAGCCAGCGATGGCCAAGGTGGTAGCGACATCCAGACCATCAGTGTCACTCTGACCGATGTTGATGAGCCTGCTCCAGAGCCCGAACCAGAACCAGAACCAGAACCAGAGCCAGAGCCAGAACCAGAGCCAGAGCCAGAGCCAGAACCAGAACCAGAGCCAGAACCAGAGCCCGAACCAGAGCCCGAACCAGAGCCCGAAGCAGAGCCCGAACCAGAGCCCGTCCTGCCAGCCCCTGAGGATTGGGAAACACTACCAGACGACGACGGTGACGGTGTTCCGGAGGTCGTCGAAGACTTCGTCCCACCGCTAGTCGAGGGCGGCGCCACCGGTGACGGTAACGGCGACGGCATCGCTGATCGCGAGCAGACCGATGTCGCCTCGGTTCCCATCCGCGAGACCGACCAGATCTCGGCCAACCCTGATGCACCCACGGTGTTCATGACCCTGGTCGCAGGCGCGTCTGCCGATGAGGGCAATGGAACCGCGCCGGTGCCAACCGGTGGCATCGCCATTCGCGCTGTCACCCAAATCGACGCCCCGTGGATCGCCCTGCCGATCTCGCCATGCCGCTCGGCCTGA
- a CDS encoding helix-turn-helix domain-containing protein, with protein MQQAATLDPKRALLTTADGQEHPLSDSECRLLLAFVRAEQNRLENWQIAEILDMDLDHFNKAALELHLVRLRKKIHTSSAAPSAIRAIRGRGYQLSLPIQLV; from the coding sequence CTGCAGCAAGCCGCCACCCTCGACCCGAAAAGGGCGCTACTGACCACCGCGGACGGGCAGGAGCACCCCCTGAGCGACAGCGAATGTCGGCTGCTGCTGGCCTTCGTTCGCGCCGAGCAGAACCGTCTGGAAAACTGGCAGATCGCCGAAATCCTCGACATGGACCTGGACCACTTCAACAAGGCGGCCCTGGAACTGCACCTCGTGCGCCTGCGCAAAAAAATACACACCTCCTCCGCGGCCCCCTCCGCCATCCGCGCCATCCGGGGGCGCGGCTATCAGCTCAGTCTCCCTATCCAGCTCGTTTGA
- a CDS encoding response regulator transcription factor, which produces MDTPGPRLNLLIVEDDENLREALVDTLGAQGHAVRGLECAEEVPEQADLLQLDIAVLDLNLPGEDGLSLARRLRQAQPELRVIMLTARTQGADRAAGYASGADIYLTKPASLAELNYALQALARRLPRLHPKGCSKPPPSTRKGRY; this is translated from the coding sequence ATGGATACCCCTGGGCCCCGCCTGAACCTCCTCATCGTCGAAGACGACGAAAACCTGCGCGAGGCGCTGGTCGATACTCTCGGCGCACAGGGGCATGCCGTACGCGGGCTGGAATGCGCCGAAGAGGTGCCGGAACAGGCCGATCTGCTGCAGCTGGATATTGCCGTACTGGACCTGAACCTGCCCGGCGAGGACGGTCTGTCTCTGGCTCGGCGGCTGCGTCAGGCGCAGCCTGAGTTGCGCGTCATCATGCTCACCGCGCGCACCCAGGGCGCCGACCGGGCCGCCGGCTACGCCAGCGGGGCCGATATCTACCTCACCAAACCCGCCAGCCTGGCGGAACTCAACTACGCGCTGCAGGCCCTGGCGCGCCGTCTGCCCCGGCTGCACCCCAAGGGCTGCAGCAAGCCGCCACCCTCGACCCGAAAAGGGCGCTACTGA
- a CDS encoding sensor histidine kinase, translating into MIATAKVPSAALCCLLLVLGLLLQTAAAGAAVLQDHVLDRAVLRDATGQLSIDQVQHKTFEPVQGIYAGGYTSDAVWLRLTIRPAADGGPLLLRILPAYLNRISLFAPDPDRPGGWRQRTTGNAIPWQERPYAGLALGFVIQPRVDTTYYLRLHTISNTMLQARALTLRDAQQTQIDTLLWQGAYMVVILWVVLWALQDYWNSRDRVILGFAGIYLVYLIYVLAMLGYLAVLLPESTAIPDLTAWVVTLAVFFTLVFHRQFLRMFDLARLGKRVLDLLVGSELAALALLLSGQTALALKLNSLIVLITGPLLFLVVLGARGETQPGRLRLKVYYGLLALALLTYIPAILGLTGAAAWALYGALFNGLISALLIGNLLHLRARRLAEDAARAQLKLSLAEHRVELHREQLDEQGRLTAMLTHELKTPLAAIRLSLDSLAPPETEIEARRVQRIDRALADIDHLVERCVLSDRIEQGEHPLHLSDIDPAEFIAKLPQQQTAPERIHPVFAHNLPQRIRTDAYLLGVALANLLHNALKYAPADAPIELCGTRAESASGRAGVRFDVSNPPGAAGFPDPKQLFTKYYRSQGATRLRGSGLGLYLVKGIAAQLGGRIDYHPEPERIRFSLWIPLGPA; encoded by the coding sequence ATGATCGCAACAGCGAAGGTGCCATCCGCAGCCCTCTGCTGCCTCCTCCTGGTACTTGGCCTGCTCCTGCAAACGGCCGCAGCCGGAGCGGCGGTGCTGCAGGATCATGTGCTCGATCGGGCCGTACTGCGCGATGCGACGGGCCAGCTCTCGATCGACCAGGTCCAGCACAAGACCTTTGAGCCGGTGCAGGGCATCTACGCCGGAGGCTACACCTCAGACGCCGTCTGGCTGCGTCTGACCATCCGTCCCGCCGCCGACGGCGGCCCGCTGCTGCTGCGTATTCTGCCCGCCTATCTCAACCGAATCAGCCTGTTCGCGCCCGATCCCGATCGCCCGGGGGGCTGGCGCCAGCGCACCACCGGCAATGCCATCCCCTGGCAGGAGCGCCCCTACGCCGGCCTGGCGCTGGGCTTCGTCATTCAGCCCCGGGTCGACACCACCTACTACCTGCGCCTGCACACTATCAGCAACACCATGCTTCAGGCCCGTGCCCTCACCCTGCGCGATGCTCAACAGACGCAAATCGACACCCTGCTCTGGCAGGGGGCCTACATGGTCGTCATCCTCTGGGTGGTGCTCTGGGCCCTGCAGGATTACTGGAACAGCCGCGACCGGGTGATCCTCGGCTTTGCCGGCATCTACCTGGTCTACCTGATCTACGTGCTGGCGATGCTCGGCTACCTGGCCGTGCTCCTGCCCGAATCCACTGCGATCCCAGACCTGACCGCCTGGGTGGTGACCCTGGCGGTGTTCTTCACCCTGGTGTTCCATCGCCAGTTTCTGCGCATGTTCGATCTGGCCCGGCTGGGGAAAAGGGTGCTCGACCTGTTGGTCGGCTCCGAGCTGGCCGCGCTGGCGCTGCTGCTGTCCGGCCAGACGGCGCTGGCGCTCAAGCTCAACAGCCTGATCGTCCTCATCACCGGCCCCCTGCTGTTTCTCGTCGTCCTCGGCGCCCGTGGCGAGACCCAGCCCGGCCGGCTGCGGCTGAAGGTCTACTACGGACTGCTCGCCCTCGCCCTGCTGACCTATATCCCGGCGATCCTGGGGCTGACCGGCGCGGCCGCCTGGGCGCTCTATGGTGCCCTGTTCAACGGCCTCATCTCGGCCCTGCTGATCGGCAACCTGCTGCACCTGCGCGCGCGCAGGCTGGCCGAGGATGCGGCCCGCGCCCAGCTCAAACTCAGCCTGGCCGAGCACCGGGTCGAGCTGCACCGGGAGCAGTTGGACGAGCAGGGGCGCCTCACCGCCATGCTCACCCACGAACTGAAGACACCCCTGGCGGCGATCCGCCTGAGCCTGGACAGCCTCGCTCCCCCCGAAACCGAGATCGAGGCGCGCAGAGTGCAGCGCATCGACCGGGCCCTGGCCGACATTGATCATCTGGTGGAGCGCTGCGTCTTGTCCGACCGCATCGAGCAGGGCGAACACCCCCTGCACCTGAGCGATATCGACCCCGCCGAGTTCATCGCCAAACTACCGCAACAGCAGACCGCACCCGAGCGCATTCATCCCGTTTTCGCACACAACCTGCCCCAGCGGATACGCACCGACGCTTACCTCCTCGGTGTCGCCCTGGCCAACCTGCTGCACAATGCGCTCAAATACGCCCCGGCCGATGCTCCGATAGAGCTGTGTGGCACCCGGGCCGAGTCGGCCTCCGGCCGGGCCGGGGTGCGCTTCGACGTCAGCAACCCGCCCGGCGCGGCGGGCTTCCCCGACCCAAAACAGCTCTTCACCAAGTACTACCGCAGCCAGGGCGCCACGCGCCTGCGCGGCAGCGGCCTCGGCCTCTATCTGGTCAAGGGCATCGCCGCCCAACTGGGCGGACGCATCGACTACCACCCCGAACCCGAGCGCATTCGATTCAGCCTATGGATACCCCTGGGCCCCGCCTGA
- a CDS encoding adenylyltransferase/cytidyltransferase family protein, producing MRVGGAIGVFDLLHVGHLRFLQAARAQCDYLKVGLGADRLMQRSKGIRPVIEQDQRRELVAALRCVDEACLFDIGLDNTETALSWLLDWPVDCLFVGRDWADSPRWQRLEPRLAEQGIDCIWLPYTPGISSSAIRQRLRAERDD from the coding sequence ATGCGCGTAGGTGGCGCCATCGGCGTATTCGACCTGCTCCATGTCGGGCATCTACGCTTTCTCCAAGCCGCCCGCGCGCAGTGTGACTACCTCAAGGTCGGCCTGGGCGCCGATCGGCTGATGCAACGCTCCAAGGGCATCCGGCCGGTGATCGAGCAGGACCAGCGCAGGGAACTGGTCGCCGCCCTGCGTTGTGTCGATGAGGCCTGTCTGTTCGACATCGGCCTGGACAACACCGAAACCGCGCTGTCCTGGCTGCTCGACTGGCCGGTCGATTGCCTGTTTGTCGGTAGGGACTGGGCCGACAGCCCGCGCTGGCAGCGGCTCGAACCGCGACTGGCGGAACAGGGCATCGACTGCATCTGGCTGCCCTACACCCCGGGCATCTCCTCCAGCGCCATCCGCCAACGCCTGCGGGCCGAGCGCGATGACTGA
- a CDS encoding LicD family protein, translating into MVAQFTASLTQPGVPPRQSVQQGYLLALAHARLSQFDQASIQACQALRLASRLDWPEPARTTSPVFRSDLALPLLLKTLNDLARQGYVAFATGGTLLGLVREGRLLPTDKDLDIATPLAQFAQVAQSLIEQGWQPNEVPLKLINFRSFIDPAAGITLDLVGGEYDAERNKVLGGWWPEGVPRTAGRVLQFTPYRLERKTQGRLNFWVIPEPDTLLSELFGPYWRLPDPDAVNLFETSALVEHNGFSHCLGYLRLLEAWLTGRQTRFARLTQALRRLDPDDPGLRNLPQTPLARDPVLSAQRRVQAGLQLAVDQFRENRIDSALAIARQAVQRATTLPLPATESAPIPPVDTEQGWALLQTTLVQLAAQGIQAFAFGGALLGWVREGGLLPNDKDLDIVVPWPQFDPACQQLLASGWQAASIPVNTVNFRCFVHPASQITLDLFGYDFQPEVIIGGWWPTGLPREAGRLLRFTPFELHQQQGPQGAYWAIAHPETALEQLYGPHWREPDSGFDTTLESPALEHFTGYCRCWGLLRLLEAWIQGHSGRFCRRLRIVQRRAPDEPVLDQFAEDNPCA; encoded by the coding sequence ATGGTGGCGCAATTTACTGCCAGCTTGACCCAACCCGGAGTGCCTCCCCGGCAATCAGTCCAACAGGGGTATCTTCTGGCGCTGGCTCATGCCAGGCTCAGCCAGTTTGACCAAGCCAGCATTCAGGCCTGCCAAGCCTTGCGGCTGGCATCCCGACTGGATTGGCCCGAGCCAGCCAGGACAACATCCCCTGTTTTCCGGTCTGACCTGGCTCTGCCACTGCTGCTGAAGACGCTCAATGACCTCGCCCGGCAGGGGTATGTCGCCTTTGCCACCGGCGGCACCCTGCTGGGCCTAGTCCGAGAAGGTCGTCTGCTTCCCACCGACAAGGATCTGGATATCGCCACACCCCTAGCCCAGTTCGCTCAGGTGGCACAAAGCCTGATCGAACAGGGATGGCAACCGAACGAAGTCCCTCTGAAACTGATCAACTTCCGCAGCTTTATCGATCCAGCCGCCGGCATCACGCTGGATTTAGTGGGAGGCGAATACGATGCCGAACGCAACAAAGTCCTCGGGGGTTGGTGGCCGGAAGGGGTGCCCCGAACGGCCGGGCGCGTGCTGCAATTTACCCCGTACCGCCTGGAGCGAAAGACCCAGGGCCGGTTGAATTTCTGGGTGATTCCGGAACCGGATACCCTGCTGAGCGAGTTATTCGGCCCCTATTGGCGACTGCCCGACCCCGATGCCGTCAACCTGTTCGAGACCTCCGCACTGGTCGAGCACAACGGCTTCAGCCACTGCCTGGGCTATCTGCGCCTGCTGGAAGCCTGGTTGACGGGGCGGCAGACCCGCTTTGCTCGCCTGACCCAGGCATTGCGCCGACTGGACCCGGACGACCCCGGCCTGCGCAACCTGCCACAGACGCCCTTGGCCCGAGACCCCGTCCTCTCGGCCCAGCGTCGGGTTCAGGCGGGTCTGCAATTGGCGGTGGATCAATTCCGCGAGAACCGCATCGACAGCGCCCTGGCCATTGCCCGCCAGGCCGTGCAACGAGCCACGACCCTGCCGTTGCCAGCCACCGAGTCGGCGCCTATCCCGCCGGTAGACACCGAGCAGGGTTGGGCCCTGCTGCAAACCACCCTGGTCCAGTTGGCCGCCCAGGGTATCCAGGCCTTCGCCTTCGGCGGTGCCTTGCTCGGCTGGGTGCGCGAGGGTGGCCTGCTGCCCAACGACAAGGACCTCGATATCGTCGTGCCCTGGCCCCAGTTCGACCCAGCCTGTCAACAGTTGCTCGCCTCGGGCTGGCAAGCGGCGAGCATCCCGGTGAATACCGTCAACTTCCGCTGTTTTGTCCATCCTGCCAGTCAGATCACCCTGGACCTGTTCGGTTACGATTTTCAGCCCGAGGTCATCATCGGCGGCTGGTGGCCAACGGGCCTGCCACGCGAGGCCGGTCGGCTGTTGCGCTTCACGCCCTTCGAACTGCACCAGCAACAGGGACCACAGGGCGCTTATTGGGCCATCGCCCACCCGGAAACGGCGCTGGAACAACTCTACGGCCCCCACTGGCGCGAGCCGGACAGCGGTTTTGACACCACGCTTGAAAGCCCCGCCCTGGAGCACTTCACCGGCTACTGCCGCTGCTGGGGCCTGCTGCGGTTACTGGAAGCCTGGATCCAGGGCCACAGCGGCCGCTTTTGCCGTCGGCTGCGCATCGTGCAGCGACGCGCTCCTGATGAGCCTGTGCTCGATCAGTTCGCAGAGGACAACCCATGCGCGTAG